A DNA window from Theobroma cacao cultivar B97-61/B2 chromosome 5, Criollo_cocoa_genome_V2, whole genome shotgun sequence contains the following coding sequences:
- the LOC18599528 gene encoding heat stress transcription factor A-1e has product MDSLHDSISAANAAAATNGNTVPPFLSKTYDMVEDPSTNSVVSWSSGNNSFVVWKVPEFARDLLPKYFKHNNFSSFVRQLNTYGFRKVDPDRWEFANEGFLRGQKHLLKTISRRKPANVHNNQQPQVQSSSVGACVEVGKFGLEEEVERLKRDKNVLMQELVRLRQQQQTTDNQLQTVGQRVQLMEQRQQQMMSFLAKAMQSPGFLSQLVQQQNESNRRLTGGNKKRRLPRQDEENLTGEHGAISPNGQIVKFQPSLNEAAKAMLHQILKMNTSSRLESSMNSPGAFMIDGVPPSNAVDSGSSSSRISGVTLSEVPPASGQSYLQAESGFPDTCPSTATHLTTEHTKVDQISEINKSQKDAAFPNFPQMQGIVPGNTVEFTDASLAGSERGNTEYVDQMSAGLNGGMPVETDDFSTDHDMDILLEGTPKLPAINDVFWEQFLTTSPLTEDTDEITSSSLENGANIEQESLLVQENGWDKIPHMNHLTEQIGLLTSDSRRG; this is encoded by the exons ATGGATTCTCTTCATGATTCAATATCGGCGGCCAACGCGGCGGCTGCAACGAACGGGAATACGGTGCCGCCTTTTCTGAGCAAAACCTACGATATGGTGGAGGACCCATCCACCAACTCAGTCGTGTCTTGGAGCAGTGGCAACAACAGTTTCGTTGTCTGGAAAGTGCCGGAGTTTGCAAGGGACCTTTTACCCAAGTACTTTAAGCACAATAATTTCTCCAGCTTTGTCAGACAGCTCAATACTTAT gGTTTTAGGAAAGTTGACCCTGACCGCTGGGAATTTGCTAATGAGGGATTTTTAAGAGGTCAGAAACATCTCTTGAAAACTATCAGCAGGCGAAAACCTGCTAATGTACACAATAATCAACAACCTCAAGTACAGAGCTCATCAGTTGGAGCTTGCGTTGAGGTTGGGAAGTTTGGGCTTGAAGAGGAGGTTGAGAGGCTTAAGAGGGACAAGAATGTTCTCATGCAGGAACTTGTTAGGTTGAGGCAGCAGCAACAAACCACAGATAACCAGTTGCAAACTGTTGGCCAGCGTGTACAACTGATGGAGCAGAGGCAGCAGCAAATGATGTCTTTTCTTGCAAAGGCCATGCAAAGTCCAGGTTTCTTAAGCCAGCTTGTACAGCAGCAGAATGAAAGCAACAGGCGCCTTACTGGGGGAAACAAAAAGAGGAGACTCCCTAGGCAGGACGAAGAAAATTTAACTGGTGAACACGGTGCCATATCTCCTAATGGACAAATTGTAAAGTTCCAGCCTTCATTGAATGAGGCGGCGAAGGCAATGCTGCATCAGATATTGAAGATGAACACATCATCTAGGCTGGAATCTTCGATGAATAGCCCTGGTGCTTTCATGATTGATGGTGTTCCTCCTTCCAATGCAGTCGACAGTGGGAGCTCCTCAAGTCGGATCTCTGGAGTGACACTTTCTGAAGTCCCACCAGCTTCTGGGCAGTCTTATCTACAAGCGGAATCAGGTTTTCCTGACACTTGTCCATCTACTGCCACTCATTTAACAACTGAACATACTAAAGTGGATCAAATTtcagagataaataaatcacaGAAAGATGCAGCTTTTCCAAACTTTCCCCAAATGCAAGGAATTGTGCCTGGTAACACTGTTGAATTTACAGATGCAAGTTTGGCAGGGTCTGAGAGAGGGAATACTGAATATGTTGATCAAATGTCAGCTGGTTTGAATGGTGGAATGCCTGTTGAGACTGATGATTTTTCTACTGATCATGATATGGATATCTTGCTGGAAGGAACCCCTAAGCTTCCAGCCATTAATGATGTTTTCTGGGAACAGTTTCTTACAACAAGCCCACTCACTGAGGACACAGATGAAATTACCTCGAGTTCACTGGAAAATGGGGCAAACATAGAACAGGAATCACTGTTAGTGCAGGAGAATGGATGGGATAAGATTCCACATATGAATCATCTTACTGAGCAAATTGGCCTTCTTACATCAGATAGCAGGAGGGGGTGA
- the LOC18599530 gene encoding histone acetyltransferase MCC1, translated as MVNLKISHRPSICYRPIQPSDLAILEQIHSDVFPIRYESEFFQNVVNGRDIVSWAAVDRSRPNGQSDELIGFVTARIVLARDSEIADLLRYDSSKVDQTLVYVLTLGVVDAYRNLGIATALIRKVIKYASSIPVCRAIYLHVISYNNPAIHLYKKMSFKCVRMLHGFYLINGQHYDSYLFVYYVNGGRSPCSPLELVTVVVSCMKSGLKSVAAKLRQNEEKMVKWHKCKETRGLISTQNKGTIKTECSGCEYV; from the exons ATGGTGAACCTGAAAATCTCACATCGTCCTTCCATCTGCTATAGGCCTATACAACCATCTGATTTAGCCATTTTAGAACAAATCCACAGTGACGTATTTCCTATCAG GTATGAGTCTGAGTTTTTCCAAAATGTTGTGAATGGACGTGATATTGTGTCATGGGCAGCTGTTGATCGTAGTCGACCCAATGGTCAAAGTGATGAGCTTATTGGATTTGTAACTGCAAGAATTGTACTGGCAAGGGATAGTGAG ATAGCAGATTTGCTCAGGTATGACTCATCCAAGGTGGATCAAACATTAGTATATGTTCTGACACTGGGAGTAGTAGATGCTTACAGAAATCTTGGCATAG CTACAGCACTTATCCGTAAGGTTATTAAATATGCGTCGAGCATACCAGTATGCCGTGCAATTTACTTGCATGTGATTTCTTACAATAATCCAGCCATTCATTTATACAAAAAGATGTCATTCAAGTGTGTGCGGATGTTGCATGGGTTTTACTTGATCAATGGTCAGCACTACGATTCATATTTGTTCGTTTACTATGTAAATGGCGGCCGTTCTCCTTGCTCACCATT AGAGCTTGTAACAGTTGTTGTTAGTTGCATGAAGAGTGGTCTGAAGTCTGTGGCTGCAAAGCTGAGGCAGAACGAAGAGAAGATGGTAAAATGGCATAAATGTAAAGAAACTCGGGGTCTTATATCGACACAGAATAAGGGAACCATTAAAACTGAGTGTTCAGGATGTGAGTATGTTTAG
- the LOC18599527 gene encoding syntaxin-21: MSFQDLEAGYVGPQQDNYLNSSQQKLRQEKGEPSQSVVAGIFKIRTALLGFDRLVNSLGTPKDTSELRDKLHKTRLHIGQLVKETSAKLREASEADQNAEVSPLKKIADAKLAKDFQSALKDLQKAQRLAAEKETAYAPLNSKEVVPLSYAAHEVEVNSPKRLEQQTLLVSKRQEVVLLDNEITFNEAIIEERDQGIKEVQQQISEVNEIFKDLSVLVREQGAMIDDIGSNIENSHSATVLATSHLKRASKIQRANSSTRCLLVLIFGIILLIFIIVVVA; the protein is encoded by the exons ATGAGTTTCCAGGATCTTGAAGCCGGTTATGTTGGGCCACAGCAAGACAACTACTTGAACTCATCTCAGCAAAAGTTGAGGCAAGAAAAAGGAGAGCCTTCGCAGTCGGTGGTGGCCGGGATCTTCAAAATACGAACGGCTCTTTTGGGCTTTGATCGTCTTGTTAATTCCCTTGGTACCCCTAAAGACACCTCTGAATTACGCGACAAGTT GCATAAGACAAGGCTACATATAGGGCAATTGGTTAAAGAGACTTCAGCTAAACTCAGGGAAGCAAGTGAAGCGGATCAGAATGCAGAAGTTAGT CCCTTGAAGAAGATCGCGGATGCTAAGCTTGCGAAAGATTTTCAGTCAGCTCTTAAGGATCTTCAAAAGGCTCAAAGGCTTGCGGCTGAGAAGGAGACAGCATATGCTCCTTTGAATTCCAAAGAAGTTGTTCCTCTCAG TTATGCTGCCCATGAGGTGGAGGTAAATTCACCCAAGAGACTAGAACAGCAAACTCTTCTGGTATCAAAAAG ACAAGAAGTTGTGCTGTTGGACAATGAAATCACATTTAATGAAGCTATTATTGAAGAAAGAGATCAGGGGATCAAAGAAGTTCAGCAACAGATTAGTGAGGTGAATGAGATTTTTAAAGATCTATCAGTTTTAGTCCGTGAGCAAGGAGCCATGATTG ATGACATTGGTTCCAACATTGAGAATTCCCATTCTGCAACTGTGCTAGCTACTTCACATCTTAAAAGAGCATCCAAGATCCAACGAGCAAATTCTTCTACA AGGTGTTTGCTGGTGTTAATCTTTGGGATCATTCTCCTCATTTTCATCATAGTTGTCGTGGCTTAA
- the LOC18599529 gene encoding uncharacterized protein LOC18599529 isoform X1: MLLTTANCFSSSSLLLPSLSRKPIFLFSKKPRVSSWVSSRNRSSRLCRASLITSPDSFEVGRLIGSYGFMNVTSYSGFQAGADFEYSSGDLGQLRVQDVGEGSVKIRLYEGRIAKGSFKGTPVIFKVYPGQRAGGIEADMMAANELNAHAFLQNSSEGICKNLLLLLGGFETKTGEQWLAFRGDGKYSAADFAKVASEKISRARSLEEMSWNPFEQEQAFKRKAYFVIKLFQGAMSGLAYMHNYDRLHQSLGPASVVLNTIVERDAAYLVPRLRDLAFSVDIRFSYLEEGPKTFSEDLWRRASSAGAFTPMERRAFGIADDIYEAGLLFAYLAFVPFCEAGIMDSLSLQRLLESTFKLDLTATREYCLADDRLLEAVKFLDLGDGAGWELLQAMLNPDFRKRPIAEAVVNHRFMTANVL, encoded by the exons ATGCTCCTTACTACAGCCAATtgcttctcttcttcttcccttttgCTTCCTTCGCTTTCTCGAAAGCccatctttctcttttcaaaaaaaccGCGAGTGAGCAGCTGGGTGAGTAGTCGAAATCGGTCGAGTCGACTCTGTAGAGCGAGTCTCATTACCAGCCCTGACTCATTCGAGGTGGGCCGACTAATTGGTAGCTACGGCTTCATGAATGTTACTAG CTATTCAGGGTTTCAGGCAGGGGCAGATTTTGAATATTCATCTGGAGATTTGGGACAATTAAGAGTTCAAGATGTTGGAGAAGGGAGTGTAAAAATCAG GCTTTATGAAGGAAGAATAGCTAAGGGTTCATTTAAAGGCACACCAGTGAtatttaag GTTTACCCTGGACAACGAGCTGGTGGTATTGAGGCTGATATGATGGCGGCCAATGAGCTCAATGCTCATGCTTTCCTCCAG AATAGTTCTGAAGGTATATGTAAGAATCTTCTGTTACTTCTTGGTGGATTTGAGACAAAAACAGGGGAGCAG TGGCTTGCCTTCCGCGGTGATGGTAAATATAGTGCGGCAGATTTTGCTAAGGTTGCTAGTGAGAAAATATCAAGAGCCCGTTCTCTAGAGGAAATGTCTTGGAATCCTTTTGAGCAAGAGCAAGCATTTAAACGCAAAGCATACTTTGTCATTAAGCTATTCCAGGGTGCCATGAGTGGTTTAGCCTACATGCATAATTATGACAGATTGCACCAGAGTCTTGGACCTGCTTCTGTTGTTCTCAA TACAATAGTAGAAAGAGATGCTGCTTATTTGGTTCCAAGGCTTCGAGATCTAGCCTTTTCTGTTGACATCAG ATTTTCATATTTGGAAGAAGGTCCTAAAACATTCTCAGAGGATCTTTGGAGAAGGGCATCTTCTGCTGGTGCATTCACACCTATGGAGAGAAGAGCCTTTGGAATTGCAGATGACAT ATATGAAGCAGGTCTTCTTTTTGCATACTTGGCTTTTGTTCCATTTTGTGAAGCAGGGATCATGGATAGCCTTTCATTGCAA CGGCTTTTGGAAAGCACTTTCAAACTTGATCTCACAGCTACAAGAGA GTATTGTTTGGCAGATGATCGCTTGTTAGAAGCTGTCAAATTTCTAGATCTTGGTGATGGTGCTGGTTGGGAACTGCTTCAG GCAATGCTCAATCCAGACTTCCGAAAACGGCCAATTGCGGAAGCTGTTGTCAATCATCGGTTCATGACTGCTAATGTTCTTTGA
- the LOC18599529 gene encoding uncharacterized protein LOC18599529 isoform X2 has product MLLGFQAGADFEYSSGDLGQLRVQDVGEGSVKIRLYEGRIAKGSFKGTPVIFKVYPGQRAGGIEADMMAANELNAHAFLQNSSEGICKNLLLLLGGFETKTGEQWLAFRGDGKYSAADFAKVASEKISRARSLEEMSWNPFEQEQAFKRKAYFVIKLFQGAMSGLAYMHNYDRLHQSLGPASVVLNTIVERDAAYLVPRLRDLAFSVDIRFSYLEEGPKTFSEDLWRRASSAGAFTPMERRAFGIADDIYEAGLLFAYLAFVPFCEAGIMDSLSLQRLLESTFKLDLTATREYCLADDRLLEAVKFLDLGDGAGWELLQAMLNPDFRKRPIAEAVVNHRFMTANVL; this is encoded by the exons ATGTTACTAG GGTTTCAGGCAGGGGCAGATTTTGAATATTCATCTGGAGATTTGGGACAATTAAGAGTTCAAGATGTTGGAGAAGGGAGTGTAAAAATCAG GCTTTATGAAGGAAGAATAGCTAAGGGTTCATTTAAAGGCACACCAGTGAtatttaag GTTTACCCTGGACAACGAGCTGGTGGTATTGAGGCTGATATGATGGCGGCCAATGAGCTCAATGCTCATGCTTTCCTCCAG AATAGTTCTGAAGGTATATGTAAGAATCTTCTGTTACTTCTTGGTGGATTTGAGACAAAAACAGGGGAGCAG TGGCTTGCCTTCCGCGGTGATGGTAAATATAGTGCGGCAGATTTTGCTAAGGTTGCTAGTGAGAAAATATCAAGAGCCCGTTCTCTAGAGGAAATGTCTTGGAATCCTTTTGAGCAAGAGCAAGCATTTAAACGCAAAGCATACTTTGTCATTAAGCTATTCCAGGGTGCCATGAGTGGTTTAGCCTACATGCATAATTATGACAGATTGCACCAGAGTCTTGGACCTGCTTCTGTTGTTCTCAA TACAATAGTAGAAAGAGATGCTGCTTATTTGGTTCCAAGGCTTCGAGATCTAGCCTTTTCTGTTGACATCAG ATTTTCATATTTGGAAGAAGGTCCTAAAACATTCTCAGAGGATCTTTGGAGAAGGGCATCTTCTGCTGGTGCATTCACACCTATGGAGAGAAGAGCCTTTGGAATTGCAGATGACAT ATATGAAGCAGGTCTTCTTTTTGCATACTTGGCTTTTGTTCCATTTTGTGAAGCAGGGATCATGGATAGCCTTTCATTGCAA CGGCTTTTGGAAAGCACTTTCAAACTTGATCTCACAGCTACAAGAGA GTATTGTTTGGCAGATGATCGCTTGTTAGAAGCTGTCAAATTTCTAGATCTTGGTGATGGTGCTGGTTGGGAACTGCTTCAG GCAATGCTCAATCCAGACTTCCGAAAACGGCCAATTGCGGAAGCTGTTGTCAATCATCGGTTCATGACTGCTAATGTTCTTTGA